A single genomic interval of Coccidioides posadasii str. Silveira chromosome 1, complete sequence harbors:
- a CDS encoding uncharacterized protein (SECRETED:SignalP(1-19)~EggNog:ENOG410Q544) translates to MHFTTSLALFGTLVAASQAVEPIRGSYESNEVLSVLKRQTVICKPVPPPFTCERSCGPGFVQCVYPSMCYNPGRGDSCCANGKYCRKGTYCTDRGCCPDDLSLEECGATRTISVIPPPDTQPSTEAPSPTDEPSETEPAPTETETEEPEPTETEVEPTPTEEPTTPTIIPTGTGNPGYPGSNATFTSPSPPQQTVNAAAQIKGAAMALGLGVVGVAVALM, encoded by the exons CGGCACTCTCGTCGCTGCCTCCCAGGCAGTTGAGCCCATCCGTGGCTCCTACGAGTCAAATGAGGTCCTGTCTGTACTGAAGCGCCAGACCGTCATTTGCAAGCCTGTTCCTCCGCCGTTTACTTGCGAACGTTCTTGCGGTCCCGGATTTGTCCAGTGTGTGTACCCATCCATGTGTTACAACCCTGGCAGGGGAGACTCCTGCTGCGCCAACGGAA AGTACTGCAGGAAGGGCACATACTGCACAGATAGAGGCTGCTGCCCCGATGACTTGAGCCTTGAGGAATGCGGCGCTACCCGTACCATCAGTGTCATTCCACCACCAGACACACAGCCCAGCACTGAAGCCCCATCTCCCACCGACGAGCCATCTGAAACCGAGCCTGCTCCCACTGAGACTGAAACCGAGGAGCCTGAGCCCACCGAGACCGAGGTCGAACCCACTCCGACTGAGGAACCAACGACCCCAACCATCATTCCAACTGGCACTGGAAACCCAGGCTACCCTGGCAGCAATGCCACCTTCACTAGCCCATCTCCACCCCAGCAGACAGTGAACGCTGCGGCCCAGATCAAGGGTGCTGCTATGGCCCTTGGTCTCGGTGTTGTCGGCGTTGCTGTGGCCCTGATGTAA